The Panicum virgatum strain AP13 chromosome 3N, P.virgatum_v5, whole genome shotgun sequence genome includes the window ctGCGGCAGGAGCGCGGGGTCATGTCCGGCCTCCGCTCGCCGCACGTCGTCCCCTgcctcggcggccgcgccgggcGGGACGGGTCCTACGAGCTCTTCCTCGAGTTCGCGCCCGGCGGGACGCtcgccgacgcggcggcgaggcgcggcgggcggctccccgagcgcgacgccgccgcgtACGCGGCCGACGTGGCCCGGGGCCTGGCCTACGTCCACGGGGCCGGCCTCGTGCACGGGGACGTCAAGCCGCGGAACGTCGtgatcggcggcgacggccgcgccAAGCTCGCGGACTTCGGGTGCGCGCGgagggccggggcggcgggggcgccgatCGGCGGCACGCCGGCGTTCATGGCGCCCGAGGTGGCGCGCGGGGAGGGGCAGGGCCCGGCCGCCGACGTCTGGGCGCTGGGGTGCACCGTCATCGAGATGGCCACGGGCCGCGCGCCCTGGAGCGGCGTCGTCGGTGACGTGCTCGCGGCGGTGCGCCTGATCGGGTACACGGACGCCGCGCCCGAGGTGCCCCGGTGGCTCTCCGCGGAGGCCAGGGATTTCGTGGACAGGTGCCTGGCGCGGCGCCCGGGCGACcggcccacggcggcgcagctgcTCGAGCACCCGTTCCTCGcctccgccgacgccgccaaggGCGAGTGGGTGTCGCCCAAGAGCACGCTGGACGCCGCATTCTGGGAGTCCGACAGCGACGACGAGGACCAAGACGCGTCGTCGTCGCAGAGCACCGCGGAGAGGATCGAGGCGCTGGCCTGCCCCGCCTCCGCGCTGCCGGACTGGGACGCCGAAGAGGGCTGGATCGATGTGCTCTCCACATCCGGCGAGGcgaccgcgccggccgccgacgGGGACAGTTGCGCCGCCCGCGGTGCCGGAGGCGAAGAAGAAGCGAGCGCGGAGGCCGAGCCCCGCGACATTGATGCGgacagcggcgacggcgcccaCAATGCAGGAGGAGCTGACGGCCCAGCTGAGCACGAGAGGCACCACCTGTGTGCGCATTCACCAGTCTGTCATGACCAAATCCCATGTAAACCACTTTGTGACACATACAATGCAATGAATTTTGATTCCGCCCAAATCTTGCTCTGTCCATCCCCATTCCTAGATTCAGAAATTCGTGTTCGTTCGAAGGTGCTCTGTCTCTCCGGCGTAGGAGGGTGCTCGCGCGAACGACGTAGTCCCGTTTTCACACGTAGCGCTGTAAAATTCACTGTAGCCGTGACTGTGACTCTGACGAGGAAAAAGCGCGCAGGAACCCAGCGGCCAATCCCCGGCCCAGCTTTGAGCTTCCCTGCCACGGCACGCGCCGAAGGTTCCAACGCGGAGGAGTCACTCGCGTCGACACGGAAAAGCGCAGCGTCAGCGAGGACGCAGAAAGGGTCCTCTGTCTTGCCATTCCGGGGCCCGCCGGCTGTgcttagatccgtaaaatagtggtaaaaagggTTATATACTTATATCGAACACTGTaacacactgtagcactttttatttttttggtaattgttgtcctactatgacctaactaggctaaaaaaattcgtctcgtcgtgtacatcaaaactatacaattagtttttttatttacctacatttaatactccatgcatgagataaaaaatttgatgtgataggtgaatagtaaagcttggagagagaaattttggataAACACAGCCGCGGTCAAAAAAACCTCCGGACTCCGTAATCGTAACCCGGGGGGTCCAGGAAAGGCCACGTGcgagccggccgccggcgattaaaaaaaaaagaagccagCAGAGGTGCCCCTTTTACAAGTAATCGTCGCGTCGCGTCCTCCGGTTGCTTCCTCCGGTGGGAGATCCCGCCAGGggatgggagggaggaggagccgagGGATATCCAATATCCTGCCGTGAGCGCCCGGCCGCGGTCACCGCTTGCCAGTGTGCCGCGGACTCCTCGCGCCCTTCTGGAACGGTGGCGTGTCGTGTCGGCGCGGGATAAGGGAGCTGGAGATGGACGCAGTTATAGTGCGCACAGTGGTCCGTGCCCACCCGACGCCGAAGCGAGGAGACCCATGCCCACCCAGCTGCTGAGCCGTTGGATGGACTTCAAGATTCGCGGACGCCCCATACCTAAGAGATGAATCGTCAATTAAAATAGTCATAACCGTGCGCAAATGAAAAAGCGTTCACACGGAGCCTCTGCCGCGTTCACACAAAAGCTGGACCACTGTGGCGACAGGTCATCACCTCTCTCTAGATCCTTCTACCTGCGCCGGCGTCTGCTCTCCTGTGCCTACATCTTTCCGTCTCCGTTGCCCCCATAGCAAAGACACCTCGAGAAAACAAAGAATGGCGAGCGCAAGCAGTGGCAGAAGCTCAACCCGATCCAGCGCTTgtggaggacgcggcggcgatgCGGATCGAGGAACTTCTTGGTCCCCTATTGCGTATCTGGAGGGGCCCCTGGAGTATAAACCAGCCGTGTACTGCAAGTGCAAGAAGAAAGCGCCGAGATGGATTTCCTGGAGCATTATGAACCCTGGGAGGAGGTACTATGCCTGCATCAACCGCCGGGTAGGTGCTTTACCTCCTGTACGAGAGTAGAATTTGGTTGTTTTCCGGTTCAACCAAAATGTTGAATGTAGATCTGATTACTACAGGCGGGCGGATGCGATTTCTGGCAGTGGCATGATGAAGGCAGCACTACCCCATTCGTGAAGCAATTGCTGATAGATTTGAGGGACAAGGTTTGGGCTTTGGCTAAAGAGAACGCAGAACTGAGAGATTCTTTTGCTGACGCGAGATCAGGAACGGAACAACAGCTTTTTGGGACACTGCAGTGGACTGCCTTGACGACAGCTCTAGCAGATAAGGAGTCCGAAGTCTTTTCATTAACTGGCAACCTGAAGAAATTAGAAACCCAAAGGCAATTACTAGTGGTAGCAATAATTGGCTGTATGTGTATTGTTGTGGGCATGCTGTTTACTTAGTACGCCCAGTAGCAGATCGAGTTGGCTTAGTACGACGAGCACAAAAAAATATGAGCATGGACTTTAGTAGCTGGAACATGTAGCAGATGCAGGGGTGGCTTTAGTGCTGGTGAGTAGCCAAGTATATGCCTAGAAAATTTAGGGATGTTATGACAATGAACATGGTATCCGTCTGATCAAATTTGTCTAAGTTGTTGTCGGCAACGATGCCCTGTCTTATAACACTGGGCCTTCGTTATAGCAATTCGAGTGGGCATAACACATTGGCTTTGAAACAATGTTGTAGGTGCGAAATCCAGAAAATGTAGAATTCGTAACATGTAGCTCTTGTTTTTTGCTTTGAATACAACTAGCAGCATTCATTGATGGTCCCCCCCCCGGATATTGGCATATGTCTGCCAATAATTGTCTGTAATGACAGACAAGATCCTACCCTAATTTTACTCATGGAAAACGTGGTTTAGTATAAACTGGGACATATCCTAATTTCAAAAATGATGCATTACTTCCAATTTGTTCCCAAAAAGAAATGAATGTGATATTTGCAATTAACACATAACACAAGCAAGCATGTATAGAAGGCTAGAAAAAAAAGCCTCAAGTTCCGCCAGGAAAGGTGACTAAAAAAAACGTTGGAGGCAAAAACATTATCGTCAGGAGTTCCCATTTTATATTGAACTTATCTCTTATTCCTGCAGACATCATTTTCATTAAAGAATTGAGGAGCAATCTGTTTTTCGGCCTTATATATAGAGTTGTTAATATAATtgggcatatatatataaagttGTTAATATGATTAGCCATATATAGAGACTTGTTAATATGCAGGGGTTCGGGTGGATGCGGGCGACCATGATGTGGTCCAGCATGACGTTGACAAGGTAACCCACTACACCATTCGGTAACAGAATAATAAAATCCACACGAAGATAGTTTAATTCCATTTCGTCCACGGCAAGAGTATATGCCTCTGATGGGTCTGGAATGGGTCTGAGATGTATTGTTGTAGTAGTGATGGTAGAACTTCACCCAAAATTTGAATGTTGCACTTGTAATTATGTCAAAAAAACCCGGAAAGGGACGGTAAATATGGTCAAACATGAGATTCCATAAGTAGTGTTAATTCCTCaggaagaaaaaaggaaagTGTGCATCGAATCAACTATTTCCAAATGCGTTTCATAGAAAATAAAGAGCAGTGCACCCCCATACATATGAGTACAAAGGCAAAATGGTGGCATTTTAACATTATGGCCTTATTTGTAGGGGACGTCTGCGTAAATTCTAATTGCTGTAGTCAATAGAACTCCTCCAAATATAACAGATTGAAAATGATTGTTCACTCCTACAAACAAACCAAACGGCATTTTATAAAGATTTGTCCTGTACGTGGTGTCAAATGTTATGGCA containing:
- the LOC120667626 gene encoding mitogen-activated protein kinase kinase kinase 17-like, giving the protein MAVSSGRWTRVRTLGRGASGAEVFLAADEASGELFAVKAAPAPASAAAEALRQERGVMSGLRSPHVVPCLGGRAGRDGSYELFLEFAPGGTLADAAARRGGRLPERDAAAYAADVARGLAYVHGAGLVHGDVKPRNVVIGGDGRAKLADFGCARRAGAAGAPIGGTPAFMAPEVARGEGQGPAADVWALGCTVIEMATGRAPWSGVVGDVLAAVRLIGYTDAAPEVPRWLSAEARDFVDRCLARRPGDRPTAAQLLEHPFLASADAAKGEWVSPKSTLDAAFWESDSDDEDQDASSSQSTAERIEALACPASALPDWDAEEGWIDVLSTSGEATAPAADGDSCAARGAGGEEEASAEAEPRDIDADSGDGAHNAGGADGPAEHERHHLCAHSPVCHDQIPCKPLCDTYNAMNFDSAQILLCPSPFLDSEIRVRSKTSFSLKN